Genomic segment of Candidatus Latescibacter sp.:
TATTGAAAATTTGGCCTTCCTCTGTCTTGAGCATCATAATGAATATGATTCAAGGACAAGTCAGAGCAAGGGGTTGGTACGAGCTGAGATTGAACGCTATCGGGAAGAGCTCGCCTACCATTTTGGCAGTTGGAGTACGCAGCTAAGGCGAGATGACCTACTCAATTTCCTCGCTTTTCAAATAGATCTCGATGTAATGGCAAAGGCTGCTGTAAAAGTTGGAGAAAGTGTCGTCTGGTATGGAGAAAAACTCGCGTTTCAGGTGCTAACTACTAACTCCGTCGACTACTGCGATGCCGATCTCTATGTTCCTCATCTATTTGCCCTCGATCACTTCGCATCCTGGGGATGGCTCACATACACAGAAGAGGAGAGAGAGGTTGAAGGCGGTACCAGTGTATTTATAGAAACTGTGCGTAAGTCCGTATGTAATGAGGTGGCATCACGGATACTCAAGCATCGGCACGACCGTGGTGAAAACAATGACCAGTTTCTTAATCTTACTGATCGTCAAGAGTGGAAAGACGCGGAACCTAATGAATAAAGTCCAACATCACAATTAAACGGATCATTTACAACCTGCGGCTTCCGCTGCCTGGTGATCATGGGCGTAAGTAGTCATTACACCTTTTTCGATACCTTTTGTACAATCCCCAGAACGAATTTGTATAAAACACTGTATTGTGTATTATCACATGCAGGGATAACCTGATCAGACGAAAAATCCATGTTTGTCTTTCCGTTGTCATCTTCCATTGTAGCGCCAGCCTCAAAGCTATAAAGGGTAGATTGGCTGGCGTTCAGCTTGAGCATTGATATCGATTTCAGCAAACAGCTTTGATAAAATTTTTGTTGACAAATCCGAATCTTTGGAGCCTTTTGCAAAAGTCGAGATTGTTTGACACAGCCCCCTTCCTGTCTTCGGACATCCTTCCCACGGAGTGGGCAGGAATCGACTGTGGAGCAATGACTTCCCTTGCCCCCTTCGGGGGAAAGGGATAGAGGGATAGGGGGCTGTAGTAAACAACTTGACTTCTTTTTTACGTATAAAACGACTTTTGCAAAAGCCTCTCCTGTCAAAATATTTATATTGGTGATTCATGGATGTAATACGGGTTCTCGGACTGAAGATTACTGCAACGCATGGAGTTCTGCCCGAAGAAAAAACCAGGCCTCAGCTTTTTGAGGTGGATGTGGAGCTATATCGCGATCTTTCCAAATCCGCGGTCAGCGACCATCTGGAAGATACGGTGGATTATTCCCGTATTGTCTCACGCGTGGAGGAGGTCATGAAGGGAGAATCCTGTAATCTCCTGGAGCGGCTGGCCGGGAAAATCATTGACGCTCTTCGAAACAGCGTAGGAAAAGGCAGGCTCGTGGTCAGAATCCGTAAACCGAATGCGCCTCTGTCAATAGGTTTCGATACTGTTGAGGTGGAGATGCAATGCGAGACAAAGCAGTGACAGCATATCTTGGACTGGGTTCCAACACGGGCGACCGGTTTCTTCATCTCCGGGAGGCGCTGCGGAAGCTGAAAGATGCGCCGGGTGTACAGATCAGCCGAACTTCCCCTGTTTACGAGACCGAACCGGTCGGCGGCCCTTGTCAGCCGCAATATCTGAATACGGTAGTGGAGATTATTACCGATATAGAGGTAAAAAAACTGCTCAAGGTGTGCCAGGAGATAGAAAAAGAGATGGGACGTATCCGGACCGAGCGCTGGGGACCCCGCATTATCGATATCGATATCCTGATCTACGGCGATCTGGTCAGCAGTACCAAAGAATTGACTATTCCCCATCCTCTCTTTCATGAACGTGAGTTTGTGCTCCGGCCCCTGGCGGATATTGTTCCTGATCTGGTGCATCCTGTCCTGGATTTGAGCATCAGGGAGCTTTTGGATGGGGTTGAGGAATCGGGAGTAAAAAGAATGAGCGCTTTGAAACTCGAGTAACCTGGAGCCTTCTTATGGACCAAAGCCCGCAGAAGTGCCCGTATCGATATATCGCAGTCGAAGGGGTTATCGGTGTAGGGAAAACCAGCCTTTGCCGTCTTTTGGCGGAATATTTCAACGGGATTTCCATTCTCGAGGATTTTGAAACGAATCCCTTCATCAGGGACTTTTATCGTTCGCCGCGGGATTATGCGTTCAAAACCCAGCTTTTTTTCCTCGTCTCACGGTTCAAGCAGCACATGGAATTCCCGCCCCCGAACCTTTTCGGTTCGCCGCTCATTGTGGATTATATCTTTCAGAAGGACCGGATTTTCGCCTCTGTCACCCTTGATGACGACGAACTCGACCTGTATAACACTGTCTGCAACGTCCTGGAGCCGAAAATAATTCCGCCCGAGCTGGTTGTCTATCTGCAGGCCTCGACCGACCATCTCCTCAAGAGGATCACCATGCGGGGGAGGAGCTATGAAAAAAACATTTCCCGCGAATATCTCGAAGCTCTGAACAACGCATACAACGATTTCTTTTTCCATTATTCCGCCGCTCCGGTATTCATAGTCAACACCGACGATATCAATTTTGTTACCCGATCCGGCGATCTCCATGATCTGATAGCGAAAATCATCGAACCTCACCATGGGATCACCTATTATCACCACGGAGGAAAGTGATGCCCGAACGGCCCCTTACCGTTACCGATTTCAAAAGGATGAAAAGCGAAAAGACCCGTATCACCTCCCTGACCGCTTATGATGCGGTTTTCGCCGAGCTTCTGGATGAATCGGGAATTGACCTCATATTGGTGGGGGACTCGCTCGCCAATATCTTCCAGGGCCGTGATACCACGCTGCCGGTGACCCTGGAGCAGATGATCTATCACGGGGAGATTGTGGCCCGCACAGTGAAACGTGCTTTTGTAGTGATCGATATGCCGTTCATGAGCTTCCAGGTATCACCCGAAGATGCCCTGCGGAATGCCGGGAGGATGGTAAAGGAAACCGGATGCCGTGCGGTGAAACTGGAAGGCGGGACGGATATCAGAGACACTGTGCGGCGCATCGTGAATACCGGCATTCCTGTGCTTGGACATGTGGGGATGACCCCTCAGTCGGTGAACGTATTCGGCGGTTACGGCGTTCAGGGAAAAGAGAACCGTACTCGGGTGATCGAAGACGCTTGTGCGGTCCAGGAAGCGGGCGCATTCGCAGTCGTTCTCGAAAAAATACCGAGAGAACTGGCTGCGGAGATTACCGGGAAGCTCGCTATTCCCACCATCGGAATCGGCGCCGGGCCTGAGTGCGACGGCCAGATACTGGTGGGCGCCGATATGCTGGGACTTTTCAGCGGTTTTAAACCCCGGTTTGTAAGGCGGTATGCCGAACTCGGGGATCTTTCCCGTGAAGCTTTCCGAAGGTATGTTGAAGAGGTGCGTTCCGGCGTCTTCCCCTCCGATGAAGAAAGCTATTGAGAAACTCACCCCATAATCCCCTCTCTAAGTCCGCGAATTACCCCTCAAAAATCCTTGAAGATCCCTCCCCTATTTTTTATATTATAAAGTTAATGATGCGGTAAAAAGTAAATTTTACTTCATTTTCTGGTGATTCTTTACCTCACCCCCTGTCCCCCTCTCCTAGTCAGGAGAGGGAGTAACTCATTATGCGCCTTGTTCTTGCCCTCTCCTAATTAGGAGAGGGTGGCCGAAGGCCGGGTGAGGTTTTTTAGAGCGACGGCAGCAACAAGATACTTTTTGCCGGATCATCAAAGTTACATTTCACTACAAATTTTATGCTGCAACAATCCTCCGGGGCATGTTTCTCATTCGGGAACTGACTCTCGTGGATATTTCTTTTATTTCTCCGCTTTTTCGGGAATGGTTAGCACCTTATACTTTGCGGGAAGGGAAAACGATGAAGTATCTCCGGTACAAGGAAAAGCTTGACAGATGCTACTCGGCTGTTATTATGGATGTAATGGACGGGATGAATGTGCGGGTGAGATGCATGGATCCCTCGGTGAAGCCCCTTGTTCCCACGATGACGACCTGGGGCGAAGCAGTGACCGTTTATGTTGAAAAGGTGGCTGAAGTCCCCAAAAAACCTTTCCAACTGGAGATGGAAGTCATCGATGATTTGAAGGAAGGACAGATCATCGTTGCCCAGTGCAATGCCCCCGACCTGTCCGCTTTCTGGGGCGGCCTGCTCAGCAACGCTGCGGTCGGGCGGAAATCTCCGGGAGCGATCATGGACGGTGGCGCCCGCGATTACCGTGAAATTGTCAGCCTGAATTTCCCCGTTTTCTGCAAAAGTCTGTCTCCTTACGATTCCTGCGGCCGGATGGACGGCAAAGAGCGCGATATTCCCATTGTCTGCGGCGGAATACGGGTGCTTCCCGGCGATCTGGTTTACGGCGATGTGGACGGCGTGGTGGTGGTTCCCCAGGAAATGGCGGATGAGGTTATTGCCCGCGCCTGGGAGAAAGTTAAGGGCGAAAACACCGTCCGTGAGGAGCTGCGGGCTGGCGCGAGCGTGGTAAAAACCTTCGAGAAATATGGAATTCTGTGAAAGAAAGTGCCTGAGTGCCTGAGTGCCTAAGTGCCTAAGTCGAAAGGCACAAAGTAAAAAAATACTCCAAAGCCCAAAGTGAAAAAGTAAAAAGTAAAGCAGAATGCGGAAAACAGAAGACAGAGTTAATGCTTTTTACTCAGGCACTCAGGCACTCAGGCACTTCAGTTTTCCTGAAAGGAAAATGTATGAAACGTATCATGATCGGCGGGATGCGGCATGAAACCAACATGTTCAATCCCCTGCCAACCGGCCTGGAGGATTTCCGGGTCAGGGAACTCTTCTACGGCGATGAAATAGTCTCAAAACGCAGGGGCACAAACACCGAGACCGGCGGATTCATCGATGCGCTGGATCGGTTCGGCTTTGAAATCGTTCCCTCTGCGCTGGGAACCGCCATGCCTGCCGGCGTGGTTGCCGAGGAAGTATTCGATGCCATCCTCGGCCCTATGTTCGATATTTTGAAGCGAACTCCGGTCGATGGTATCCTTCTCTCTCTCCACGGTGCCATGGTCGGCGCGAACCACGATGACGGCGAGGGATATATCCTGGAGAGTATCCGTAAAAACATCGGGGATGACATACCCATCGTGATTACTCTTGATTTCCATGCCACACTGACTCCGCTGATGGCTTCCACCGCAAACTCCATGGTTGTATACCGGACGTATCCCCACATGGACATGGCCGACAGGGGCCGTGAAGCGGGAGCGATCTTGAACCGTATTCTGCGCGGCGAAATACATCCTTTGGTGGCTGTCTCCAAACAGCCTCTCCTTATCGGTCCGCCGCTTAATGTGCTCCCCCATGACCTGCCCATGAAACTGGTTATGGACCGCGCCCGCCAGATGGAGCGTGAAATCCCCGGAGTGATTACCGCCTGCCCCGCGCAGGGATTCATGCAGCAGGATGTTCCATATGCCGGAACCGGAGTAGCGGTTACAACCGACAACGATCCGGAACTGGCGCAGAAACTGGCGGACGAGCTCGGGGACATGATGTTCGCTCACCGGCGGGAATACCTTGTGGATCTGCCCGGCCCTGTGGAAACTATACGGCTTGCTATGAAAGCGGAAAAACCTCCGGTCGCTATTGCCGACTCCGGCGACAACATCGGCGGCGGCACTCCGGGAGACGGCACTGCACTGCTGCGAGAGATTCTCCGTCAGGGGGTGGACAGCGCATTTGTACCCCTCTGGGACCCCGAAGCGGCCCGGCATGCGGCGGAAGCGGGGGTGGGAGCAACTGTCACTCTGGAGGTGGGCGGAAAATCCGATCCCCTCTACGGGCCCCCGGTGCGCATCACCGGAAAGGTGCGCACAGTCACTGACGGCGTTTACCTGAACCGGGCATGGGGCGGGTATTCGGCGGGCGTGGTGGACAACATGGGGCTCAGCGTGCGGATTGACATGGGAGGCATCACCATTGTGCTGAACTCCCTGGCCACAAGTCCGAACAATATCATGCACGCCAAGTCTATCGGCGTGTATCCGGAAGATTACCGTATGACTGTCTGCAAAGGCGGCCTGGCTTTCCGTGAGGCATATAAACCGCCGGTAACAAATACCTATATTCAAAGCGATACCCCGGGGTATTCGTCTTCTAATCTGAACCTTTTCACTTTCACCAAAATACGGCGGCCGATGTTTCCGCTGGATGATATCTGAAAAGGACGACATATTTTATTGCGTTTCTTTTCATAATAGATGCCGAAACGGTTGCAAAAAGATGCGCTGCGCCTTCATCGTTCCAGCAAAGCGGCAACAAGTTCGGCATGACACGTGTCATCCTGAACTCGTTTCAGGATCTAAACACTCAAAACAAGCGCTTTATTTATGTTGTCATGTAAAAAAACCAAAGGAGAGTATGCAGAATGTCATTCATAATGAAAAAACCTTTGCTCATGATCCCCGGCCCCATGGATGTACCGGACGAAGTGCTCAGGAGGTGCGGTCATCAGGTTTTTCCGCACTATGATGTCGGAACCGATTTCCCCGCCTTCTATCATCAACTGACCGAAAAGGCCAAAATGGTGTTCGGGATTCGCGAGGGCTACGTGTTTATCCCGAACGGCAGCGGGACGACCGCAGTCAACATGATGATCGCAAGCCTATGCACTCCGGACGATGATGTATTGATCATGAACAATGG
This window contains:
- the folB gene encoding dihydroneopterin aldolase; this translates as MDVIRVLGLKITATHGVLPEEKTRPQLFEVDVELYRDLSKSAVSDHLEDTVDYSRIVSRVEEVMKGESCNLLERLAGKIIDALRNSVGKGRLVVRIRKPNAPLSIGFDTVEVEMQCETKQ
- the folK gene encoding 2-amino-4-hydroxy-6-hydroxymethyldihydropteridine diphosphokinase, whose translation is MRDKAVTAYLGLGSNTGDRFLHLREALRKLKDAPGVQISRTSPVYETEPVGGPCQPQYLNTVVEIITDIEVKKLLKVCQEIEKEMGRIRTERWGPRIIDIDILIYGDLVSSTKELTIPHPLFHEREFVLRPLADIVPDLVHPVLDLSIRELLDGVEESGVKRMSALKLE
- a CDS encoding deoxynucleoside kinase, coding for MDQSPQKCPYRYIAVEGVIGVGKTSLCRLLAEYFNGISILEDFETNPFIRDFYRSPRDYAFKTQLFFLVSRFKQHMEFPPPNLFGSPLIVDYIFQKDRIFASVTLDDDELDLYNTVCNVLEPKIIPPELVVYLQASTDHLLKRITMRGRSYEKNISREYLEALNNAYNDFFFHYSAAPVFIVNTDDINFVTRSGDLHDLIAKIIEPHHGITYYHHGGK
- the panB gene encoding 3-methyl-2-oxobutanoate hydroxymethyltransferase, whose product is MPERPLTVTDFKRMKSEKTRITSLTAYDAVFAELLDESGIDLILVGDSLANIFQGRDTTLPVTLEQMIYHGEIVARTVKRAFVVIDMPFMSFQVSPEDALRNAGRMVKETGCRAVKLEGGTDIRDTVRRIVNTGIPVLGHVGMTPQSVNVFGGYGVQGKENRTRVIEDACAVQEAGAFAVVLEKIPRELAAEITGKLAIPTIGIGAGPECDGQILVGADMLGLFSGFKPRFVRRYAELGDLSREAFRRYVEEVRSGVFPSDEESY
- a CDS encoding RraA family protein; this translates as MKYLRYKEKLDRCYSAVIMDVMDGMNVRVRCMDPSVKPLVPTMTTWGEAVTVYVEKVAEVPKKPFQLEMEVIDDLKEGQIIVAQCNAPDLSAFWGGLLSNAAVGRKSPGAIMDGGARDYREIVSLNFPVFCKSLSPYDSCGRMDGKERDIPIVCGGIRVLPGDLVYGDVDGVVVVPQEMADEVIARAWEKVKGENTVREELRAGASVVKTFEKYGIL
- a CDS encoding M81 family metallopeptidase is translated as MKRIMIGGMRHETNMFNPLPTGLEDFRVRELFYGDEIVSKRRGTNTETGGFIDALDRFGFEIVPSALGTAMPAGVVAEEVFDAILGPMFDILKRTPVDGILLSLHGAMVGANHDDGEGYILESIRKNIGDDIPIVITLDFHATLTPLMASTANSMVVYRTYPHMDMADRGREAGAILNRILRGEIHPLVAVSKQPLLIGPPLNVLPHDLPMKLVMDRARQMEREIPGVITACPAQGFMQQDVPYAGTGVAVTTDNDPELAQKLADELGDMMFAHRREYLVDLPGPVETIRLAMKAEKPPVAIADSGDNIGGGTPGDGTALLREILRQGVDSAFVPLWDPEAARHAAEAGVGATVTLEVGGKSDPLYGPPVRITGKVRTVTDGVYLNRAWGGYSAGVVDNMGLSVRIDMGGITIVLNSLATSPNNIMHAKSIGVYPEDYRMTVCKGGLAFREAYKPPVTNTYIQSDTPGYSSSNLNLFTFTKIRRPMFPLDDI